A single genomic interval of Nerophis ophidion isolate RoL-2023_Sa linkage group LG11, RoL_Noph_v1.0, whole genome shotgun sequence harbors:
- the LOC133561469 gene encoding uncharacterized protein K02A2.6-like, whose amino-acid sequence MTTEGMSLQVVQFGSVTVGPKSWRDSTFRSIRWAEHLVRQTRAGRPATCIQTRSYSASAGHTAKYSEMQSEESNKISNCNISDSQIKRIHSVAETEDEYQEILSLHSDGQEKTQERQLFATMLLGERPVKFQLDCGASCNIIPIHLLNPDTKLEQTQQVLVMYNKSTLKPLGKCRIKIRNPRNRKLYRLEFMVIDGQSSVPLLGNKAVQGMDLVRIQRENIMAIDEIVQHTGSEENTPEKEQIRERYPQVFEGDGCLSGTYDLEVDHSVAPVKLPKRRVPVALMNPLREELSSLVERGILTPVEKSTDWISSMVVVKKPSGKLRICIDPKPLNKALKRQHFPLPTIDDVLPDLANARIFTVCDVKNGFWHVKLTEQSSYMTTFATPFGRYRWMRMPMGISPAPEVFQHRLTQALDGLPGVRIIADDILIIGEGENQEMAVRDHDEKLKKLLERCETCNIKLNFDKLRLKQKEVPYIGHRLTSEGLKIDPEKVRAVQEMPRPADIKGLQRLLGMVNYLAKFCPHLSDSCEVLRQLTHKDVIWEWTDIQETAFVKIKEMIASAPVLKYYNPTEDLTLQCDSSETGLGAALLQVGQPIAYASRALTSTERGYAQIEKEYLAILFGMEKFHQYTYGRKVVVHSDHKPLETITKKPLLSAPKRLQRMLLRLQKYDIEVVFVPGRFMLVVDTLSRAYLPECATEGSVEAEIETVNMIHYLPISEERRQRIQTETERDQALQVLKRRILQGWPDDKGQVEDELRPYFDMRDELSVQDNVIFRGQRAVIPTALRKEMKEKIHASHLGIENCLRRARECVYWPGMHEQLKTYMGNCQVCREKDTRQQKEPLQSHDFPLRPWAKVGTDIFTFNNKEYLVTVDYFSNFWEVDYLPDTRSTTVIHKLKAHFARHGVPDVVFSDNGPQYSSQEFKRFSQAWEFEHVTSSPTYPQSNGKAESAVKTAKRLMGKALQAKSDPYLAILAHRNTPAQGFQASPAQRLMSRRTKTLLPMCENLLKPAVVDTDSAVRENQLRQARYYNRGAKPLRPLQNGERVRVQSQVAGHILGTCISGATGPE is encoded by the exons ATGACAACCGAAGGAATGAGTCTCCAGGTCGTTCAGTTTGGTTCTGTCACCGTAGGCCCGAAGTCCTGGCGCGACAGTACGTTCCGCTCCATCCGGTGGGCAGAGCACCTGGTGCGGCAGACCCGAGCTGGACGACCCGCTACCTGCATCCAGACGCGGAGCTACAGCGCCTCGGCCGGTCACACGGCGAAGTACAGCGAAATGCAGTCCGAAGAGAGCAACAAGATCTCAAACTGCAACATCAGCG ATTCACAGATCAAACGAATACACAGTGTAGCAGAGACAGAGGATGAGTATCAGGAAATATTAAGCCTTCACTCAGACGggcaggaaaaaacacaggaGAGACAACTGTTCGCGACAATGTTGCTGGGGGAGAGGCCAGTGAAATTTCAGCTAGACTGTGGAGCAAGCTGCAATATTATCCCAATACACCTACTGAACCCAGACACAAAACTGGAGCAGACACAGCAAGTCCTTGTCATGTACAACAAAAGCACTCTGAAGCCTTTGGGCAAATGCAGGATAAAAATAAGGAATCCGAGAAACAGGAAATTGTATAGGCTTGAATTCATGGTGATTGATGGCCAGTCATCTGTGCCATTACTTGGCAATAAAGCAGTACAGGGCATGGATCTAGTGAGAATTCAAAGAGAAAATATCATGGCCATTGATGAGATTGTCCAACACACAGGCAGTGAGGAAAATACTCCGGAGAAAGAACAGATCAGAGAACGATATCCACAGGTGTTTGAAGGAGATGGCTGCCTGTCAGGGACATATGATCTGGAAGTGGATCACAGCGTAGCTCCAGTAAAGTTACCTAAGCGAAGAGTTCCGGTGGCACTGATGAATCCACTTAGAGAGGAACTGAGCAGTCTGGTGGAAAGAGGAATCCTCACACCAGTCGAAAAGAGCACAGATTGGATCAGTAGCATGGTCGTGGTTAAGAAACCATCTGGAAAATTGAGAATCTGCATTGATCCTAAACCCCTAAACAAAGCCTTAAAGAGACAACATTTCCCACTGCCAACAATCGATGATGTCCTACCAGACCTAGCAAATGCAAGAATATTCACAGTGTGTGATGTAAAGAATGGATTCTGGCATGTGAAGTTGACAGAGCAGTCCAGCTACATGACAACATTTGCCACCCCTTTCGGAAGGTACAGATGGATGAGAATGCCGATGGGGATCAGCCCGGCTCCTGAGGTGTTTCAGCACAGGCTTACGCAGGCGCTTGATGGGTTACCAGGGGTGCGCATTATAGCTGACGATATCTTGATCATCGGTGAAGGAGAAAATCAGGAAATGGCAGTGAGAGATCATGACGAAAAACTGAAAAAACTCCTTGAGAGATGCGAAACATGCAACATTAAACTGAATTTTGACAAACTGAGGCTGAAGCAGAAGGAGGTGCCGTACATAGGTCACAGACTAACATCGGAGGGCTTGAAAATTGACCCTGAAAAGGTACGCGCAGTACAGGAAATGCCTAGACCCGCCGACATCAAGGGCCTTCAGAGATTGCTTGGAATGGTTAACTACCTTGCAAAATTTTGCCCACACCTGTCAGATAGCTGTGAGGTCCTGAGGCAACTGACTCACAAGGATGTGATATGGGAGTGGACTGACATACAGGAAACTGCCTTTGTGAAAATTAAAGAAATGATAGCCTCAGCACCAGTACTGAAGTACTACAACCCAACGGAGGACCTCACTCTCCAATGTGATTCATCAGAAACCGGACTGGGTGCAGCGCTCTTGCAGGTAGGCCAGCCGATAGCATATGCCAGCAGGGCACTCACCTCCACTGAGAGAGGATATGCACAAATAGAAAAAGAGTACTTGGCTATATTATTTGGGATGGAAAAGTTTCACCAATACACGTATGGTAGAAAGGTGGTTGTACACTCTGACCATAAACCTCTGGAAACAATCACAAAGAAACCACTGCTTAGCGCCCCAAAGCGTTTACAAAGAATGCTGTTGAGACTTCAAAAGTAtgacatagaagtagtgtttgttcCAGGCAGATTTATGCTGGTAGTTGATACACTGAGCAGAGCGTACCTGCCTGAATGTGCAACTGAGGGGTCAGTGGAAGCTGAAATTGAAACTGTTAACATGATTCATTACTTGCCCATTTCAGAGGAGAGACGGCAGAGAATCCAAACGGAGACAGAACGGGACCAGGCCCTTCAGGTGCTGAAACGAAGAATACTGCAGGGGTGGCCAGATGATAAAGGGCAGGTCGAGGATGAGCTGAGGCCGTATTTTGATATGCGGGATGAGCTAAGCGTACAGGACAATGTCATCTTTAGAGGACAGAGGGCAGTCATCCCGACGGCTCTAAGAAAAGAAATGAAGGAAAAGATCCATGCATCACATTTAGGGATAGAAAACTGCCTGAGGAGAGCGAGAGAATGTGTGTACTGGCCGGGTATGCATGAACAGCTAAAAACGTACATGGGAAACTGCCAAGTTTGCAGAGAAAAAGACACACGGCAACAGAAAGAACCATTACAGAGCCATGACTTCCCACTAAGGCCATGGGCAAAAGTGGGCACAGATATATTCACCTTCAATAACAAAGAGTACTTAGTGACAGTGGACTATTTTTCCAATTTTTGGGAAGTTGATTATCTACCTGATACCAGGTCCACCACGGTTATCCATAAGCTGAAAGCACATTTCGCTCGCCATGGTGTGCCTGACGTGGTGTTCTCTGATAACGGCCCACAATATAGCTCACAGGAATTCAAAAGATTTAGCCAGGCCTGGGAATTCGAACACGTTACATCTTCACCTACCTATCCTCAAAGCAATGGAAAAGCAGAGTCTGCTGTCAAGACTGCTAAAAGGCTGATGGGGAAAGCACTGCAGGCAAAGTCAGACCCCTACTTGGCCATACTTGCTCACAGAAACACCCCAGCACAAGGCTTTCAGGCCAGTCCAGCTCAGAGACTAATGAGCCGTCGGACAAAGACATTGTTACCAATGTGTGAGAATCTACTGAAACCTGCTGTAGTGGACACGGACTCAGCTGTGCGAGAAAACCAACTCAGGCAGGCTCGCTACTACAACAGAGGGGCAAAGCCCCTGAGACCACTTCAGAATGGAGAACGGGTGCGAGTGCAGTCACAGGTGGCCGGACACATACTGGGCACCTGCATCAGTGGTGCGACAGGACCGGAATAG
- the si:ch73-95l15.5 gene encoding uncharacterized protein si:ch73-95l15.5, with protein MTSRSQNDLCRICGGGLQGNQRRWLFGGQHKKTGQPQTPTRSLRAESLCRSSPSSPWGSMSSLGSSSSQLSLNSPSKNMDLLAVLTHILGQPVARHGGRGDFVCGKCMCTLERVFKFDSVITRVKVLSSERLDKLTQERDRIRRWVRHSYTQRNPQDTPSRGSTSDDEGEAEKEAYREMLKENMALSEYECWSEKWDTCPYFIRTGKRCRKGQNCKGCDSLRVSDSDYESVCGFPRRMPFHPFSPLALSRDKSRSMPLHWHRIPSVCSTPSSLAAFTLSLRVSSHAGSIQSLDSLDGFDPFDSQGDLSVGLALRELRCLEGRPVSSPPGSKIPVLARMNKRRRSSEVSRTLSFGDMENDEHEPEGEDILTELKDEFLPLHQQSNSRKVQQVVRHLRGQLDQAEARIRTLEAELKPRSAEVSGNVDRTHFLLEENGTSLLPHLACSLHSRDRLIQECMAVIKRVCLEGGGSGGVALADEIANKLSENLREILREEKAAMKNLVSELAEREKRLEEDVSSLRKAAGDRERDLETLNMVLQGNQDIINGLRVALDEKEHFLQEVEKERAVWRQRDRALAATMQEKEALVHILKVELESCQKDVLALSDSVIGQGLPGGGAEASLASQLREKQSHLAALLAEREGHSATLCQEVTKFTATLQEYQTVVQSQQENQTRTTSSLTAQLNDARRALHEEEKRRREADRMRQNQQEDAERAERKLRDSLEKRDQLLEQILQDAEERDRQFVELQRNLLKKRDERMSAVKHAL; from the exons ATGACTTCCAGAAGTCAAAATGACTTATGTCGAATATGCGGAGGGGGGCTTCAGGGAAATCAAAGGCGCTGGCTGTTTGGAGGCCAGCACAAGAAGACTGGCCAACCTCAGACCCCCACAAGGTCCCTGCGTGCTGAAAGCCTGTGCAGGTCCTCACCAAGCAGCCCTTGGG GCAGCATGTCGTCCCTGGGCTCCTCTTCGTCCCAGTTGTCCCTTAACTCCCCCTCCAAGAATATGGATCTGCTAGCGGTTCTGACCCACATCCTGGGCCAGCCTGTGGCGCGCCACGGCGGGCGGGGGGACTTTGTGTGCGGCAAGTGCATGTGCACCCTGGAGCGGGTGTTCAAGTTTGACTCGGTCATCACCAGGGTGAAGGTGCTGTCGTCCGAGCGGCTCGACAAGCTGACGCAGGAGCGCGACCGCATCCGACGCTGGGTTCGCCACAGCTACACTCAGAGGAATCCGCAGGACACACCGAGCCGGGGAAGCACTAGCGATGACGAAGGCGAGGCGGAGAAGGAGGCGTACCGGGAGATGCTGAAAGAGAATATGGCTCTGTCCGAGTACGAGTGCTGGTCCGAGAAGTGGGACACGTGTCCGTATTTTATCCGAACAGGAAAAAGGTGCAGGAAGGGTCAAAACTGCAAAGGCTGTGATTCGCTGCGTGTGTCCGATTCGGATTATGAGTCAGTTTGTGGCTTTCCTCGCCGCATGCCTTTCCACCCGTTCTCTCCGCTGGCTTTGTCCCGGGATAAATCCCGCAGCATGCCCCTGCACTGGCACAGGATCCCGTCCGTCTGCTCCACTCCCTCCTCACTGGCGGCGTTTACCCTCTCCCTGAGGGTATCCTCCCACGCCGGGTCCATCCAGTCCCTGGACTCCCTGGACGGCTTCGATCCGTTTGATTCGCAGGGCGATCTGTCAGTCGGCCTTGCTTTGAGGGAGCTCAGGTGCTTGGAAGGAAGGCCTGTTAGCTCACCACCTGGGAGCAAGATTCCTGTCCTGGCCAGGATGAACAAGAGGAGGCGTTCCAGCGAGGTGAGCAGGACCCTAAGCTTTGGAGACATGGAGAACGACGAGCACGAACCTGAAGGTGAGGACATCCTGACGGAGCTAAAGGATGAATTCCTGCCTCTTCATCAACAG AGCAATAGTCGCAAGGTCCAGCAAGTCGTCAGGCACCTGCGAGGCCAGTTGGACCAGGCGGAGGCCCGCATCAGAACCCTGGAGGCTGAGCTGAAGCCTAGGTCAGCGGAGGTCAGCGGCAACGTGGATCGGACGCAC TTTCTGCTGGAGGAAAATGGCACCTCCCTGCTGCCTCACCTGGCCTGCTCCCTGCACAGCCGCGACCGTCTAATCCAG GAGTGCATGGCTGTGATCAAAAGAGTGTGTCTGGAGGGGGGAGGCAGCGGAGGGGTCGCTCTCGCTGACGAAATCGCCAACAAACTGAGCGAGAACCTGAGAGAAATCCTCCGGGAGGAGAAG GCTGCAATGAAGAATTTGGTATCTGAATTGGCTGAGCGGGAAAAGCGTCTGGAGGAAGATGTATCCTCACTGAGGAAGGCGGCAGGAGACCGTGAGAGAGACCTTGAGACCCTAAACATGGTGCTGCAGGGCAACCAGGACATTATCAAC GGTCTTCGTGTGGCTCTGGATGAAAAGGAGCATTTCCTGCAGGAGGTGGAGAAGGAGAGGGCGGTGTGGAGGCAGCGGGACAGGGCTCTTGCTGCCACTATGCAAGAGAAGGAGGCGCTTGTCCACATCCTCAAGGTGGAGCTAGAGAGCTGTCAGAAGGATGTTctg GCTCTGTCTGATTCTGTGATTGGCCAAGGCTTGCCAGGGGGCGGAGCTGAGGCGTCCCTGGCTTCACAGCTGAGGGAGAAGCAGAGTCACCTTGCTGCCTTGTTGGCGGAGAGGGAGGGACACAGTGCCACCTTGTGCCAGGAGGTCACCAAGTTCACCGCCACCCTGCAGGAGTACCAGACCGTCGTTCAG AGTCAGCAGGAGAACCAGACTCGGACCACGTCCTCCCTGACGGCTCAGCTAAATGACGCCAGACGGGCGCTGCATGAGGAAGAGAAACGGCGGAGGGAGGCGGACAGAATGCGACAGAACCAGCAAGAGGACGCCGAACGAGCCGAGAGAAAACTGAGGGACAGCCTGGAGAAGAGAGACCAACTCTTAGAG CAAATCCTCCAGGATGCTGAAGAGCGGGACCGCCAGTTTGTGGAGCTGCAGCGCAACTTGCTGAAGAAACGTGATGAGCGCATGTCGGCCGTCAAACACGCACTGTGA